In the genome of Nitrospira japonica, one region contains:
- a CDS encoding energy transducer TonB yields MTRFLRQGFPSSQQFDEVHSPLLSKSPLVLAPVPGFRVRETPRSRVGRTAKIGWSISGAFHGVVLIAAILFNLQITFSRPAPQQAPFHWDVSIMAAPSPQATIADGSKPQETPPSHEIYAEGAVQQQVMSSLESVVPQYEEQDSQADLSLGRAVEARAKFEPHSQRNDDVAKSMAAASTSESSAPPPDMISESESSTVQVQAEPVQAAVLHRPSAIVKNLVNRSIRPDYGWLMNTLRTRLEDVKTYPSPAKANHWQGRVVIQVSVEPDGRITNAEIQQSSGYPVLDFAALEALQATSPLQLAHGLDGRSVVMLVPINYQLE; encoded by the coding sequence ATGACACGCTTCCTTCGCCAGGGCTTTCCCAGCTCCCAACAGTTCGATGAGGTTCATTCCCCCCTGTTGTCCAAGTCGCCGCTCGTCTTGGCCCCGGTGCCAGGCTTTCGAGTGCGGGAGACGCCCCGCTCCCGTGTGGGGCGGACTGCGAAAATTGGATGGAGTATTTCCGGTGCCTTCCATGGCGTGGTTTTGATCGCTGCCATTCTGTTCAATCTTCAGATCACCTTTAGTCGGCCCGCTCCTCAGCAGGCACCATTTCACTGGGATGTCTCCATCATGGCGGCTCCTTCACCACAAGCGACGATCGCTGACGGTTCCAAACCGCAGGAGACGCCGCCCTCGCACGAAATTTATGCTGAAGGAGCCGTACAACAGCAAGTGATGTCCTCCCTGGAGTCCGTGGTCCCGCAATACGAGGAGCAGGACTCTCAGGCGGACTTGTCCTTGGGGCGCGCTGTCGAGGCTAGGGCCAAGTTTGAGCCGCATTCGCAACGAAATGACGATGTGGCAAAATCCATGGCAGCTGCAAGCACCAGTGAATCCTCAGCACCGCCTCCAGATATGATAAGCGAAAGCGAGTCAAGTACGGTTCAGGTGCAAGCTGAGCCGGTGCAGGCCGCCGTGTTGCATCGTCCTTCCGCTATAGTGAAAAACTTGGTGAATCGATCGATTCGGCCTGATTACGGATGGCTGATGAATACGCTACGCACCAGACTCGAAGACGTAAAAACGTATCCGTCGCCAGCGAAGGCAAATCATTGGCAGGGGCGGGTGGTGATTCAGGTCAGTGTCGAGCCCGATGGGCGAATCACGAATGCAGAGATCCAGCAGAGTTCAGGCTATCCAGTCTTAGATTTTGCGGCATTAGAGGCGCTTCAGGCCACGTCCCCTTTGCAGCTTGCCCACGGACTTGATGGGCGGTCTGTGGTCATGCTGGTACCGATCAACTATCAGTTGGAATAA
- a CDS encoding energy transducer TonB — MTTIEFGKLTRTGEAHHAHSWSVSLIFHVLSIWFALILLAEIEKPNRPTPFTWEVAMVEAPPQVEPTPVTPPTPTPTPKPTPTPVQPRTTPQVQRTVDQRPQVETQTQQVQNVETVQQTVQDVATPVEQTTATPVETTVHHTAVQSVESPAAVTQTATPTVSAVVETNAPVAETAPVMEQVSVAQQPSVVQREAPVQSDAPAVEQRAVQHRVVQYKQTQADYGWLRDTLWKRIQELKRYPALARSNHWEGKVVIAAVIREDGTVVGLRIAESSGRPILDQEALSVMRQASPLALKHPLGKPQVTILVPISYRLDG; from the coding sequence ATGACGACTATTGAATTCGGCAAGTTAACGCGTACTGGAGAGGCGCACCACGCGCATAGTTGGTCAGTTTCTCTCATTTTTCATGTGCTGAGCATCTGGTTCGCCCTCATATTGCTCGCAGAAATCGAGAAACCCAATCGACCTACGCCCTTTACGTGGGAGGTCGCGATGGTGGAGGCACCACCTCAGGTGGAACCTACCCCTGTTACGCCGCCAACTCCTACGCCGACTCCTAAGCCGACACCCACACCCGTGCAGCCTCGCACAACGCCACAGGTGCAAAGAACCGTAGATCAGCGCCCTCAAGTTGAGACGCAAACTCAGCAGGTTCAAAATGTGGAGACGGTGCAACAGACTGTTCAAGATGTCGCCACTCCGGTGGAACAGACCACTGCTACCCCGGTTGAGACCACGGTCCACCATACTGCGGTTCAAAGTGTAGAGAGTCCGGCTGCTGTGACGCAGACCGCAACTCCCACAGTTTCAGCGGTTGTTGAAACGAATGCGCCGGTCGCGGAGACCGCGCCGGTCATGGAACAAGTATCCGTAGCGCAGCAGCCATCTGTGGTGCAGCGTGAAGCCCCTGTACAGTCTGATGCGCCTGCAGTGGAGCAGAGGGCTGTGCAACATCGTGTTGTGCAATATAAGCAAACCCAAGCAGATTATGGCTGGCTGCGCGACACCTTGTGGAAGCGCATTCAAGAACTGAAGCGATATCCGGCCCTGGCTCGGTCGAATCATTGGGAAGGAAAGGTCGTTATTGCCGCGGTGATTCGTGAGGATGGAACAGTCGTTGGGCTTCGCATTGCAGAAAGTTCAGGTCGGCCCATACTCGACCAAGAAGCGCTTTCGGTCATGAGACAAGCATCACCCCTGGCGCTCAAACATCCCTTGGGAAAGCC
- the amrB gene encoding AmmeMemoRadiSam system protein B — MMPGTSKDPAQYPVLRNLQFSPIKEGDDQFVVLWDPSGLSKEKLVLPLNYFFIVQHFDGDHSLQEIGGLYLKRFGEFLLPAKVDQLVADLDAKLFLEGGRTEQAKQQAHESYRQAPMRRAQFAGRSYEADGEKLQKQIDGFFTSKEGPDFKPSANSGKPIRGLVAPTYELKQAGPIYAWAYKELQEAQQPSVYVIVGTAHAGLESLFAVTDKDFETPLGIVSADRQIVDLLRSRAPEYFQEEIAHQTEHAIEYQLPFLQYAVTGGMGATIVPILSSFSADSLRDASVRDRVERFISSLRDILAASGKTYSLIAAGELAHLGMRYGDSAPPTDFSFHRCMQSDLEMLKFVEEMKPDEFAGYIQKENDRRRISGFSPIYTLLRLIQAEQGQVLRYDRGITDQYNSTATFASMSFF, encoded by the coding sequence ATGATGCCCGGCACGTCCAAAGATCCCGCGCAGTACCCGGTGCTTCGGAACCTCCAGTTCTCTCCGATTAAAGAGGGCGACGATCAATTTGTCGTGCTCTGGGATCCAAGCGGGTTGAGCAAGGAGAAGCTGGTTCTTCCATTGAACTATTTCTTCATTGTCCAGCATTTTGACGGTGACCATTCCCTCCAGGAGATTGGTGGGCTGTACTTGAAGCGCTTCGGCGAGTTCCTTCTGCCGGCTAAAGTAGACCAGTTGGTTGCGGATCTGGATGCGAAGCTGTTTCTCGAAGGCGGACGCACTGAGCAGGCCAAGCAGCAAGCTCACGAGTCGTATCGACAGGCTCCAATGCGCCGCGCTCAGTTTGCAGGAAGAAGCTATGAAGCCGATGGCGAAAAATTGCAGAAACAAATCGATGGGTTTTTCACTTCCAAAGAAGGACCTGACTTCAAGCCATCTGCGAACTCAGGAAAGCCGATTCGCGGGTTGGTGGCTCCGACCTACGAATTGAAACAGGCGGGGCCGATCTATGCGTGGGCCTATAAGGAACTGCAGGAAGCCCAGCAGCCGAGTGTGTATGTGATTGTTGGAACGGCTCATGCGGGCTTGGAGAGCCTTTTTGCAGTCACCGACAAAGATTTTGAGACTCCTCTTGGTATCGTTTCGGCGGATCGCCAGATCGTCGATCTGCTCAGGTCGCGTGCGCCGGAATACTTCCAGGAGGAGATCGCTCACCAAACCGAGCATGCGATTGAATATCAGCTGCCGTTTCTCCAATACGCTGTCACTGGAGGGATGGGGGCCACGATCGTGCCGATCTTATCGTCATTTTCGGCGGACAGCCTGCGCGATGCCTCAGTGCGAGATAGGGTGGAACGATTCATTAGCTCGTTGCGCGACATACTTGCGGCATCAGGAAAAACATACAGTCTCATTGCGGCAGGAGAGTTGGCGCATCTTGGCATGCGGTACGGGGATAGCGCGCCACCAACCGATTTTTCTTTTCATCGATGCATGCAGTCCGACCTCGAGATGCTCAAGTTTGTGGAAGAAATGAAGCCGGATGAGTTTGCCGGTTACATCCAGAAAGAGAATGACCGACGTCGTATTTCCGGGTTCTCTCCCATCTATACGCTCCTTCGACTGATCCAAGCGGAGCAGGGGCAGGTGCTTAGGTACGATCGGGGTATTACCGACCAATACAATTCGACCGCGACCTTCGCTAGTATGAGCTTCTTCTAG